Genomic window (Candidatus Aenigmatarchaeota archaeon):
GTTCTAGGTGTTGATAACCATGGTAAGGGTACAGTTGGAAATGTTACAGTTGAAGTTCAACCGGGCAAGGGGAGAATACTAATAGATACAAAACCTTTCCAGGGAGTTTATACCCAGGATTCAGAGAGAGTTGCAGTTAAAGTTGCATCGGATGTCACAGGTTTCAATTTCTCAAAATATGATGTAATATATAGTATTGTTACCGATGCTTATGTTGTCGATGGGCCTTCGGCGGGAGGTATCCTTACACTCGCCACTATAGCTGCTGTTGAAGGAAAAAACACAAGCAAAAACTTTGCAATGACAGGAACTATACAGGAAGATGGAACAATAGGTCAGGTAAGTGAAATATTTGCTAAGGCAAAGGCAGCTGCAGATGCTGGGGTTACACTTCTTTTAATTCCAAAAGGGCAAAGGTATCAAAATCAGTATGTAAAAAAGGTTAGAATACCACAACCCGGGTGGTATATTGAGACGATAGAGCCTGTTAGTGTTGATATAGTAGAGTATGCAAAAGAAAACTGGGATATGAGTGTTTATGAAGTATCAAATATAAAGGAGGCGATGAAATACGCATTTGGAAAAATACCAGAGAAAACCATAGAATCTAAAATAATTGAGATAGATAACACGACTATTCCGACATTCAATTCACCATTATCATCATATAATGAATTTTCTGATATGGTTAGCGATGAAATCAAGGTGGCAGAGGAAAAACTTAATAGAGTCTCAAGAAAACTTTATTCTTCAAGCTTGCCTGAAGATATTAAGCTGGATTTGAATGAAATGTTGAAATCTTCAGAGGAATATATAAATAATGGCAAAGAAATTCAGAAAAGAGGTTATGCATACTCTGCTGCGAATGAAGGTTTTAAGTCGATTATAACAACAGATGTTGTTGAAGATCTAATAAACTATTATACCTATGGGCCCTCCTATATTAGGACTAGGATTGATGAAGTTAAAAAGAATATAAATGAAACAAATGAATTAGTTATTTTGAAGACCGAAAAAATGATATGTAATCCAGAAAAATTTGAGTGGGCAGTGGCTTCGCAAGAAAGATTAACTTATGCAGAAAACAGGATTAATTCCTTGGATACTAAGATGAACCCAGTGGAAATATTCTATGGAATAAACACAGCGGAGGAATGGTTGGTGATCTCCAAGACATTTTTAAAAACCAATAATAACTTTCCCTACAATAAAGATTGTGTTTTAAAATTTAAAGAAATGGCCGAATCATCAATAAGGGAAGCAGAGAATCAGATATTAATCGTTAGGAGTACGGGTTACGATACGACAGAAGAAGAGTGGTATTTAAATGCAGCCAAGTCTGAATTCGAAAAGGGATGGTATATCACAGCAATTTATGATTCAGCAACTGCAAAAGTGAAATCAAAAATTGGCTCAAAATTTGAAAATAAAAATATAGGGGAGATATATTCTAGCTTCAATAAAACAGAAGTTGTCCCGGAAAGTTTAATAAGTGCAATATTCTTCGAACATTCTCATTATAATATGTATCACGGAATTAAGGAAAATTCTAAGGAGGAATCTATACTTGCAATTCAGTTGATGAGCCTTAGTGATGAAACCAACAGAATATACAGAGATGTTAAGGATAAAATTGGAAAAAATAGCCTTGATTGGTCTTTCAAATGGGAAGTTAAGATTGATGAGAATGTATATATAACCATACTTTGGGTATTACTCTTAGTTTTGGTTCTTTCTGTATTTGTTTTGTGGTATAGGATTAAAAAAATAGAAAGAAAGTTCGGTTTTTACAAAAGTAGGAAAAAGGAATTGGAATAAATTAATACTTTCCATATTGATGATATGGGAAAGACAGATTTAATTAAAATTGTAGAAAAATTAATAAATAACAGGGAAGTTTCACAGAAAGTAAGAAATAGAATTAATGAATTCCAAATAATGAATAGTAAAGATAGCAAATATTGGTTTGAGGAACTCTGTTTTTGTATACTGACCGCAAATTCTTCTGCTAAAAAGGGAATTGAAATCCAGAATTATCTATCAAGGATAGATGGTTTTCGCCAGCTTGATCTAGATGAGATTGAAAAAGTTTTAGAAAAATTGGGACATAGATATCCAAAGACAAGAGCCAAGTTTATTTTTGAGGCAAGGAAATACCAAAATATAAAAGAGATTATAAATAGCTTTGAGAACGAGTTTATTGCGAGAGAATGGTTAGTAAAAAATGTCAAGGGGATTGGTTATAAGGAAGCTAGTCATTTTTTGAGAAATGTTGGATACCATAATTTGGCTATTCTTGATAGACATATACTTAGAATTCTTAAGGAAAACCAATTGATTAATGAAATTCCAGAAACTCTTACAGGGAAGAAATACAAAGAAATAGAAAAAATAATAATTGAACTTTCAAAGGAAATGAAGGTACTTCCAAGTGAAATGGACCTATATTTATGGTATACAAAAACAGGGGAGGTGCTAAAATAGTAAATATTGTTAATATTTTCTTACTTATAAGTTACTATTTTCTATAGTTTACACAATTTACATATCCCTGTAAACAAATAAATTTAAGTGAGGTTTACAAATTTTTTAACATTCAAGGAAAATCTTGAATTTTACTCATCTACTTTAGAGAGGGGGTTATAATAGGAATGAAGGAATTGATTACTGTTAGGACTGAAAAGGGAGAAGTGCCATTTAATAAAGAAAAAATTGTTGATGCAATTTGGGAAGCAGTTGAATCTGTTGGTGGAACTGATAGAAGCTTAACCGAGAAGTTAGCCGATGAAGTTGTAGAATTTCTTAAGAATAATTTGGAAGATGGAAAGATTCCAACAACAGATGATATTTCAAATGCAATTGAGAAGGTGTTAATAGAAAATGGGCATGCAAGAACAGCAAAAGCCTTTATTTTACTTCGTCAGAAGAGATTGGAAATCAAGAGAGCAAAATCGCTTCTTGGGGTTGAAGATGATTTGGGTTTGTCCTTGAATGCGTTAGTTGTGATGAAAAATAGATATCTGAGGAAAAATGAAAGGGGAGAGATAATAGAAACACCCAGAGAGGTATTTGAGAGAGTTGCAAAGGCTGTTGCCAGCATAGATACCAAATATGGAAAAAGTAAAGAGGAGGTTGAAAGAACAGAAAAAGAATTCTTGGAGATGATGTTAAACTTGGAATTTATGCCGAACTCTCCTACCTTGATGAATGCCGGTACAAAATACGGCCAACTTTCTGCATGCTTCGTTCTCCCAATAGAAGATTCCGTGGAAAGTATATTTACCACCCTTAAAAATGCAGCACTAATACAAAAATCAGGTGGTGGTGTGGGTTATAATTTTTCAAGCATAAGACCAAAAGATGATCCAGTCCAAAATATCCCAAACATAGCCGCCGGACCACTTTTTTTCATCCATGCCTTTGAAACTTCGTTAAAAGGAATAAAACAAGGGATGAAGAGATATAGCACAAATATGGGTATTTTAAGGGTCGATCATCCGGACATACTGGATTTTATAATGGCAAAAGAAAAAGAGGGTGTATTGACTACATTCAATCTATCAGTTGCCATTACTGACAAGTTTATGAAAGCAGTTGAAAATGATGGTGATTATGAACTTGTAAATCCACATGGGAATGTGGTCACAAAAAAGTTAAAGGCAAGAGCCATCTGGAATCTTATAATAACCATGGCCTGGAAGAACGGGGAACCTGGTGTTATTTTCATAGATACAATCAACAAGCACAACCCAACTCCACATCTTGGAAAAATAGAGGCTACCAATCCATGTGGTGAGCAGCCCCTTCTACCCTATGAGTCATGCAATTTAGGATCTATAAACTTGGCAAAGATGATAAAGGGGAAGAATGGAAATGCTAAAATAGATTGGGATAAATTGAAGGAGACAGTTAGAAAATCTGTTCATTTCCTTGACAATATAATTGACTTGAACAAATATCCAATACCAGAGACAGAGAAGATGACGAAGGGTAACAGAAAGATAGGTTTGGGTGTGATGGGTTTTGCTGACATGTTACTTGAGCTTGGGGTTTCATACAATTCAGAGGATGCCCTCAAGATAGCAGAAAAAGTGATGAAATTCATAAGGGATGAGGCAAGAAAGATGAGTGAGGAATTGGGGAAAGAAAGGGGATCTTTTCCAAATTTCAAGGGAAGTGTATGGGAGAAGAAGGGATATGAATACATGAGAAATGCAACCTTGACTACTATTGCACCAACAAGTAATATAAGTATAATAGCAGGATGTTCATCAAGCATTGAGCCACTTTTTGCTGTTTCTTATCTCAGGAATGTAGCTTCAAGTCTTGGTCAAAATTTGATTGAGACGAACCCAGTTTTTGAGAGAATTGCAATCCAAGAAGGATTTTATTCACAAGAATTAATGGAAAAAGTCCTTTCGAGTGGATCAATCCAGGATATAAAAGAAATACCCGAGGAAATAAGAAAAGTATTTGTTACCGCTCATGACATTTCCCCTGAATGGCATGTGAGAATGCAGGCAGCTTTCCAGAAGTATACGGACAATGCAGTTTCAAAAACTGTCAATTTCCCTAATCATACAACACCGGATGATATAGAGAGGGTTTATAAATTAGCGTATGATTTGGGTTGTAAGGGAATAACAGTTTACAGGGATGGAAGCAGAAGGATTCAAGTAATAAAGACAGCAGGTAAATCAAAGGAATTTTCCGAAAAGAAGCCAATGATAGTTGAGGCTGGTTATGCGGGTGGGTGTGATACTTGTGGAATATAGGTGATTTATATGGTTGTTAAAGAGTTGAAAAAAATAAAAAAGAGAGATGGAAGAATTGTTGATTTTGACAGAATGAAAATAGAGGAGGCTATATGGAAGGCCGCCCAAACACTTGGTGGTAAGGATAGAAAGATGGCTGAAGATCTGTCATATAAAGTTGTTGAGTTACTGAAGCAAGAAATAAATGAGGGAGAGATACCAACCGTTGAACAAGTCCAGGATGCTGTTGAGAAGGTTTTAATAGAGGAGGGTCACGCTAGGACTGCGAAGTGTTATATCTTGTATAGACAGAAAAGAGCTGAGATCAGGAAAGCAAAATCTCTCTTGGGTATACAGGATGATCTTAAACTATCTTTAAATGCAATAACTGTGCTCCAGAAGAGATATCTCAGAAGAGATGAAAATGGGAATGTGATTGAAACACCCAGGCAAATGTTTGAAAGGGTTGCAAAGGCTGTTGCTGATGCTGAAAAGAAATTTGGAACACTTCCAGAGGAAAGAAAAAAGATTGAGGAAGAGTTCTTTAGGATGATGAGCACTCTTGAATTTTTACCAAACTCTCCAACACTTATGAATGCTGGTACTGGTACTAACTTATCCCTTTCAGCTTGTTTTGTACTTCCAGTCGAAGATTCAATTGAAGGTATATTTGAAGCTGTCAAGAATATGGCAATAATACACCAAAGTGGTGGCGGAACTGGATTTGATTTCAGCAGATTAAGACCGGCTGGTGATATTGTAAGAAAGGCTAGTGGAGTCGCATCAGGTCCTATATCTTTCATGAAAGTTTTCAACACGGCAACTGAGATAATAAAACAAGGTGGGAAGCGTCGTGGGGCTAACATGGGTATTTTAAGGGTCGATCATCCGGACATACTTGACTTTATAGTATGCAAGGAAACTGAGGGGGTATTGAATAATTTCAATATATCGGTTGCAATTACTGATAAATTCATGGAGGCCGTTGAAGAAAACAAAGAATTTGAATTGATTAATCCAAGAACCGGAAAATCAGTAAAGAAAGTTATGGCAAGAGCCATCTGGAATCTTATAATAACCATGGCCTGGAAGAATGGGGAACCTGGTGTTATTTTCATAGATACAATCAACAAGCACAACCCAACTCCACATCTTGGAAAAATAGAGGCTACCAATCCATGTGGTGAGCAGCCCCTTCTACCCTATGAGTCATGCAATTTAGGATCTATAAACTTGGCAAAGATGGTCAGGGATGGAAAAATAGATTGGGACAAATTGGCTCATATAACTAGAATGGCTGTGAGGTTTTTGGACAATGTAATAGAAATAAACAAATTCCCCTTGAAGGAATTGGAGGTAATGAATAGAAAGACAAGGAAGATAGGTTTAGGGATAATGGGCTTTGCTGACATGTTGATAAAACTAAACATACCATACAATTCTGAGGAAGGTATAAAAACAGCAGAAAA
Coding sequences:
- a CDS encoding S16 family serine protease, giving the protein MKKLIILVFVIFFINPVNGYYESFANVLGVDNHGKGTVGNVTVEVQPGKGRILIDTKPFQGVYTQDSERVAVKVASDVTGFNFSKYDVIYSIVTDAYVVDGPSAGGILTLATIAAVEGKNTSKNFAMTGTIQEDGTIGQVSEIFAKAKAAADAGVTLLLIPKGQRYQNQYVKKVRIPQPGWYIETIEPVSVDIVEYAKENWDMSVYEVSNIKEAMKYAFGKIPEKTIESKIIEIDNTTIPTFNSPLSSYNEFSDMVSDEIKVAEEKLNRVSRKLYSSSLPEDIKLDLNEMLKSSEEYINNGKEIQKRGYAYSAANEGFKSIITTDVVEDLINYYTYGPSYIRTRIDEVKKNINETNELVILKTEKMICNPEKFEWAVASQERLTYAENRINSLDTKMNPVEIFYGINTAEEWLVISKTFLKTNNNFPYNKDCVLKFKEMAESSIREAENQILIVRSTGYDTTEEEWYLNAAKSEFEKGWYITAIYDSATAKVKSKIGSKFENKNIGEIYSSFNKTEVVPESLISAIFFEHSHYNMYHGIKENSKEESILAIQLMSLSDETNRIYRDVKDKIGKNSLDWSFKWEVKIDENVYITILWVLLLVLVLSVFVLWYRIKKIERKFGFYKSRKKELE
- a CDS encoding N-glycosylase/DNA lyase, whose product is MGKTDLIKIVEKLINNREVSQKVRNRINEFQIMNSKDSKYWFEELCFCILTANSSAKKGIEIQNYLSRIDGFRQLDLDEIEKVLEKLGHRYPKTRAKFIFEARKYQNIKEIINSFENEFIAREWLVKNVKGIGYKEASHFLRNVGYHNLAILDRHILRILKENQLINEIPETLTGKKYKEIEKIIIELSKEMKVLPSEMDLYLWYTKTGEVLK
- a CDS encoding adenosylcobalamin-dependent ribonucleoside-diphosphate reductase — translated: MKELITVRTEKGEVPFNKEKIVDAIWEAVESVGGTDRSLTEKLADEVVEFLKNNLEDGKIPTTDDISNAIEKVLIENGHARTAKAFILLRQKRLEIKRAKSLLGVEDDLGLSLNALVVMKNRYLRKNERGEIIETPREVFERVAKAVASIDTKYGKSKEEVERTEKEFLEMMLNLEFMPNSPTLMNAGTKYGQLSACFVLPIEDSVESIFTTLKNAALIQKSGGGVGYNFSSIRPKDDPVQNIPNIAAGPLFFIHAFETSLKGIKQGMKRYSTNMGILRVDHPDILDFIMAKEKEGVLTTFNLSVAITDKFMKAVENDGDYELVNPHGNVVTKKLKARAIWNLIITMAWKNGEPGVIFIDTINKHNPTPHLGKIEATNPCGEQPLLPYESCNLGSINLAKMIKGKNGNAKIDWDKLKETVRKSVHFLDNIIDLNKYPIPETEKMTKGNRKIGLGVMGFADMLLELGVSYNSEDALKIAEKVMKFIRDEARKMSEELGKERGSFPNFKGSVWEKKGYEYMRNATLTTIAPTSNISIIAGCSSSIEPLFAVSYLRNVASSLGQNLIETNPVFERIAIQEGFYSQELMEKVLSSGSIQDIKEIPEEIRKVFVTAHDISPEWHVRMQAAFQKYTDNAVSKTVNFPNHTTPDDIERVYKLAYDLGCKGITVYRDGSRRIQVIKTAGKSKEFSEKKPMIVEAGYAGGCDTCGI
- a CDS encoding vitamin B12-dependent ribonucleotide reductase, which encodes MVVKELKKIKKRDGRIVDFDRMKIEEAIWKAAQTLGGKDRKMAEDLSYKVVELLKQEINEGEIPTVEQVQDAVEKVLIEEGHARTAKCYILYRQKRAEIRKAKSLLGIQDDLKLSLNAITVLQKRYLRRDENGNVIETPRQMFERVAKAVADAEKKFGTLPEERKKIEEEFFRMMSTLEFLPNSPTLMNAGTGTNLSLSACFVLPVEDSIEGIFEAVKNMAIIHQSGGGTGFDFSRLRPAGDIVRKASGVASGPISFMKVFNTATEIIKQGGKRRGANMGILRVDHPDILDFIVCKETEGVLNNFNISVAITDKFMEAVEENKEFELINPRTGKSVKKVMARAIWNLIITMAWKNGEPGVIFIDTINKHNPTPHLGKIEATNPCGEQPLLPYESCNLGSINLAKMVRDGKIDWDKLAHITRMAVRFLDNVIEINKFPLKELEVMNRKTRKIGLGIMGFADMLIKLNIPYNSEEGIKTAEKVMKFIRDEARKMSEELGKERGNFEAFEGSIWDKKGYKYMRNATLTTIAPTGTIGVIAGCSQGCEPLYAISYVRNVQETIGSNLVYVDPEFEARLIMAGIYDEELMKKIAMKSSIQDIKEIPEEIRKVFVTAHDISPEWHVRMQAAFQKYTDNAVSKTINFPNSATPQDIEKAYWLAYQLKCKGITVYRDGSRRYQILTTVKKDVVNNLVTSSGGCQTCET